GCTAGGACAGTGGACTTCGCAGTCACCTGGGAGTTCCCATGTGGGCCTGAGCCAGCTCCAGCTCCTTGTCTGTGAGGTGGGGATGGCAGCAGCCACCTCCTGGGTGTCACCGAGATAGTGAATGTACAGAAGCCAGCGGGATCCTGGTGTGCGCAGGGCACACAGGATGGGTTAGCagccactttcttctttttaaaattttttaaaagaatttgtgtatttatttttaaagagggatgaagggaaggagaaagagggagagaagcatcaatgtgtgattgcctctcaaatgccccccactagggacctggcctgcaacccaggcatgtgccctgactgggaattgaaccagtgaccatttggttggcagcccatgctcagtccactgagctacatcaaccagggtcttttaaatttttttaatttgcttattggttttggagagagagaaagggagggagagagagggagacacatcGATTTTTGCTGTTCTACTTGTCAATGCATCATCGGTTGATTCTCATGTGCACTGTGACcgggtatcaaacctgcaaccttggcgtactgggtgatgctctaaccaactgagctacctggccagggcagcagccactttcttttctttttcttttactataaaccatttatttatttatttaatcatttatttttctttgtttttaattgactttattggggtgacattgcttaataaaatcaCAGGTTTCAGGAGTGCAGTTCTACAGCACATCATCTGTTACGTGTGCTGTGTGTTCACcgcccaggtcaagtctcctccTGTCACTGTTtaccctctccttcctgtccctgtcccccgAAGCCACTGtcttccaccccaccctcacttctcacacacactcccctccctcctctgtcccctggtCTGAGTCCCTGTCACTTCACTTGACCAGTAGCTCTGGCCCATGGGCAGCAAATCTCATGACCCAGAGCCCCAGTTGCTTGGGGTCTCCCCTGCCCACACCACAGACCCTGGCCAGTGCCTGTATGGggtcttttcctttcattcacGTAGACTTGTGGCCCTCGGCTTGCTTACAGAACACCCTGCCATCGCTTCTCGGCTTTGTGGCTCAGGCCAAGTGTACAGAACAGCCCgccagggcctggagctgggTGGTGGCTCCCCTCTCAGTGACTTTCTGATAAATGGCCAACATTTCCCAGGAACTAATTGGATCAGACCTAGCTCTTGAGGTGTTCCTTGTCCCTATAGCTAAGGGGTAATTGGACACCTCCAGTCActccttcaacaaatggtttttgAGCTACGGTGTGCCAGGTGATCAGGACAGACGCAGACTCTGGTGCCGAGTACAGGCCACTACAGAGCAGTGTGACATCACCGGGCTTCCCAGCCAGCGggccaggggtggaggtggggtgaggtggCTCAGGGCTGACTTGTCCAGGCAGGTGACAGGCAAGGCCTCGAGGCTGAGTAGTGACTGCTGGGGCAAGAGCAGCAAAGCTGTGTGGCAGGCCCCCCCTATACCCCGAGAAAGTGGAACTGGAGGCTGAACTCCAGGAGGGATGAACCATGGAGCCCTGAGAGGGAAGGCTGGAGAGGCCTTGGCAGGGACTCGTCCCAGAGGCTGTGATCCAGATCAGCGGCTTGCTCTTACCATCTGCTTTCTGGACCAGCAACAGCAGCACGGGCTGGgaatttattagaaatgcaaacactcaggccccatcccagacctGGGAGTGGAGCCCAGAACTCTGTCTTAACAAGTCCTCCACGCGGCTCTGTCGCTCACTCCAGTTCTAGAAGCTCCCGCTGACCTGAGATAGagagctgggctgggccctgaGGCAGTGGGGAGTCGCTGGGGGGTTCAGGCCAGAGGGGCCCCGGGGAAAATGGGCAATGTGGAGAGTGGGTGGAACCCAGCAGGAACCCAGCACAGAAGTAGAGAGAGTGGTGGTGGCCATGGTAATAGGGGCACAGGTGAGATGTGCAGGTTGCCAGCCAAGGCAGTGGCAGGGGGACCAAAGGAAGTGGTTAGATGAAGGCACGCTGCACTGAGCAGAGAGACGGGATTTGATTGATGGGGTCACTGGTGGGTCCTTTGCTGAGATAAAGGACCCAGTAGCAGATCTTTGGGGCCTGAGGTTGGGGAACTGGGGTTCTTCACGTGGAGAGGCAATGTGGCAGGTGCCTGCAGGAGTGCACCAGGCCCAGAAAGAGAGATCTAGGTGACCCTGGGTGTCATTTCACCTCCTGGAGCCAAGcattctctgtgaaatgggacaaACACTGACGGTCCTCAGGATGCCTGCAGGATGACCTGCAGTGCTCAGCCCTGGGGTAGGGAGCACCTTGGGCACCCACATACCTCTGCATCCCCAGCTCAGAAGCCTCCAGAAGCACTCTTGTTTGTTGAGCCTCTCCAAGCCTTTTGCACAGATTAGCTCAATATCCACCATGGTCATTGAAGGGGGACTGAGGCAACATAGAGTTTAAGAAACCTACTGCCCTGGGCCTTGCTTTCATCCCCTGCTGTGCTGCCAAGGAGTACGTGGCCTTAGAAAATGGTACAAAGCAATATGCTCACAAACTCTACAGACATGTCAAGATGGAATCCTAAAACACATTCAAATAACCTGGGAGAAGgtaagaaaagaaagggggaacaaacagaaaacaacataaGACGGCAGACTTAAGGAGGAGTCCATCTGCGGGCACCACACCTGGCACGGCTGGAGGCAGACACGGGGCAGGTGGTCACCGTGAACagtcaggaggggctggggaaggtgaGAGGCTGTGGACAGGAGGCTATAGCAGGGGTTGCCAAAGCATGACAGCGGCCCAAGGAGCAAAGGGATGCTGCTTGGGGAGCCCTTGAGCAGCTTGGCCTGGTCAGGGAGCCAATGTGGCAGGGTCTGGACAAACGTCCTGATGGGGGCGGATAGCGCGCCTGCTGTGGGTTAGATGGGATGGACGGCTTGACTCCAGTGCGGCCAGAtgctgggcaggaggcaggcctCGGGCAGGGCCCCGCCCATTCAGACTGGGTGTTGGCGCCAGTGTGGGGTCTGGGGGCCAGCTCAGCTGCAAGACATCTCTTCTCCGACACAGAGTGACCTAGTGGGTAAAATGCAGCAGTAGTTCCTGCCTCCTGGCTGAGGGGCCCCAGTGGCATTCAGCTGGTCTTGGGTGTGGCCTGACACAGCCTAATGCCCAGCCAGCTGCACTGGGCCCCTAAGGGCACAGTCAGCCTCTGTCCTTTATTCCTAGTTAACAGGGGGCTGCCACCCCATGTTTCCTCCACCTGTAGCCTGTTCCCACTCTGGAGCTGGTGGCCAGAAGGGCCAGGGCATTAGTGGGAAGGAACAGGAAGGCATGCTTCGGCTACAAGCTGGCCAGTTTGCCTACTGTCCCTCGGCTCACATGCACCAGGCTTTTCATGTACAGCTCAGCTGTCAGGTAGGGGAAGGGGTTTTGATGGGCTCTGGATGCAGACTCAGGCTAAATTGTAGCCCACCCCCCtttactaactgtgtgacctggggcaaattAATTTCCTTCTCTGAGCTGGTCTTCTCATGTATCAGAGGGACCCCTCAGTGAGAAAGTGGTGTGGATGATCACACAAGATTCTATTTGGCAAGGGCCTAGGACAAGGTCCTCAGCAggtatgtctatttcttcttcagcCAAACATCACTTCCAGCCCCAGAAGCGCCTTTTTCTGACCCAGAGTTGTTCTTGCTTTGCAGGCCAAGGAGCCTCCTAGTTAGTGCCAACTTCCTCAGAGCATTCCTGAAAATTCCTGTGGGCTCAGGATGAGGAGAGCAACAGATTTAATTAACTCCCAGTGACTGGCAGCATGGAGTTTTTATCCGGGCTGTGTCACCATGGCAGCCTCAGGCAGGGTTGTacagggggtgggtggagctATTGTTCCTGCCATTGTCTGTTCTGGTTCCCCCGCCCAGGAGAAAGGGACTGGCACAGGCACCAACTGACACATGGCACAAGGCAGCTGTGGAGTTAGACAGGAGCCATCTGGGGTGGCTTGTGGCCTGGCTCCCCCTGAGCTTGGGGGCTCCGGCCCACCGTGGCCCCCAGAGCTGAAAGTGTGTACATTGGACACACTGAGGATAGGGGTGTCCATGGAACTCCTGGAAGAGGCCCACAAAGTAGCTCAGGCacagccctctccctccaccccctggggCTGGGTTTTGTGGCCAGGCTTGGATTGAAACTACAGCATCCGCCACCTGCCATCTACACAGCTAATTGCTCCACCCcctccttctctgtaaaataggaataattccAGTTACCCTAAAGGGTTGCATATGAAAACCCCTGGGTACAAGGCATTCAGGAAGGGCTCATTTCTGTTCTGTGGGGGTGGTGAACAGTCGCCTGCCACCTGTCACTCCACAGTCAGGGTTCCCTCCTACATTCCTCTTAGGATGCCAGGCTCCCCTCTCAATCCTGTCTGTGGAGGGGAGTCAGAACGATAAGTGCCCATCTGGAGTGATGTGGGGCCAGGTGGTTCCAAAGACGAGCTACTTTTCCTCCCCTCTgtagaaagggaaaagaattgaGGGGAAGCGACCCGACTTCCTGGAGCTAGAAGGGTAGGGCAAAGCACAGCTACTGGGGGTAggaggagaggaaatggggaTCAGGCAGGCGGGTGGAGGCGCCTGGAGGAGAGGGAACAGCCCACGCTGGGTTGATGGGCAGGTGGAGTGCCGTAGCAGCGGGAatcactacccccccccccccccgaccccgctACAAGAGTGGTGACAACTGGGAGGCCGCGGTGCAGGCTGGGCTATTCCAGGCTTTGTtgggcagccagggtgagagCGGGTACAAAACCAAGAGGGCCAGGGGCTGCTAAACACACGGGTAGGGCTGAAGCTGGGCTCCGGTGGCTGCTTGCAGGGCTGTAGGTGAGCCACCCTTTCCCCGCAGCCAAGCAACCGCACCGAGGCTTCTCTTCAACGTTCTGGCGGGGGTCCACCAGCGGGCCATGAAACCCTCTCGGAGCTGTGTCCTGGAGATGCGGGTAGCCAATCTCCCTTACTCAGAGGCTGAATCTGGCCTTCTCGCGCCCCCTGCCGGCCGGCCTGGAATTCCCTCGGCTCCCCGGCCTTGGCTGAATCTCAGATTCGGGAAAACCCAACCGGGGAAACCTCGGGGTGTGACGTCACCATCTTCCGTGACGTCACTGGGGCCCCGGTGAGTGCGGGGGTTCCAGCAGAGGAGGCTTTCCCGGGGCTGCGCAGGGCACAGGAGTGGGCAGGGAAGTCGTCTGAACTGCAGCGCACCTTCACCGCGCCCTGTGTCTGTCCCATAGGTCCTGCGCGGTCCCGGGTGAGGCCCGCCCGCGCGCCCGCCGGCGCCATGGAAAAGAGCGGGCACCGTTGCTGTTGCTGTCCCCCGCCGGTGCGCGCACGACTTGAGCCCCGCAGCGGGCAGCCCCCGGCCGCAGGTCCCCAAGTGATGTTGGCGGTGCCTGGGAGCGTGGCGCGGGCCTGGGGCCACGTGGAGGAGCCCAGTGTCCAGTGAAGCAGCCGAGGACCCGCCGCCCGCGCCGCCGCCATGGTTATGTCCCAGGGTACCTACACGTTCCTAACGTGCTTCGCTGGTTTCTGGCTCATCTGGGGGCTCATCGTCTTACTGTGCTGCTTCTGCAGCTTCCTGCGCCGCCGCCTCAAACGGCGCCAGGAGGAGCGACTCCGTGAGCAGAATCTACGCGCCCTGGAGCTGGAGCCCCTCGAGCTCGAGGGCAGCCTGGCTGGAAGCCCCCCAGGCCTCGCGCCGCCGCCACCACCTCACCGCGGCCGCCTTGAAGCGCCAGCGCACGCGCACCAGCATGTGCACGTGCACCCGATGCTGCATCACGGGCCCGCGCAGCCACACCCGCATCCCCACGCACACCATCACGCGCTGCCGCACCCGCCGCCGCCGCACCTCTCCGTGCCGCCGCGTCCCTGGAGCTACCCGCGCCAAGGTAAGTGCCGACTTACGTTGGAGGCtaccggggtgggcggggcctcggccGCCGGCGGGCTCGTCACTGACGCACCCGCCGGTTTCCCCGGGGCAAACTCCTCCAACCTCGGAAGGAGCAGGCTGGGCCTGCCTTTGGCGGCTGGCCAAAGTTTCTGCGGGATTCTGGGATGGGTGGCCTCACGCTTTCGGACCGTTTCCCGCCCTGCAGCGGAATCGGACATGTCCAAGCCACCCTGCTACGAAGAGGCAGTGCTGATGGCTGAGCCGCCACCGCCCTACAGCGAGGTGCTCACGGACACGCGCGGCCTCTATCGCAAGATCGTCACGCCCTTTCTGAGCCGCCGCGACAGCGCGGAGAAACAGGAGCAGCCGCCGCCCAGCTATAAGCCGCTCTACCTGGACCGAGGCTACACGTCGGCGCTGCACCTGCCCAGCGCCCCGCGGCCCGCAGCGCCCTGCCCTGCACTCTGCCTGCAGGCGGACCGCGGCCGCCGGGTCTTCCCCAGCTGGACCGACTCGGAGCTCAGCAGCCGCGAGCCGCTGGAACACGGGGCTTGGCGCCTGCCGGTCTCCATCCCCTTGTTCGGGAGGACTACAGCCGTATAGAGGGGCACCCGGCGACTCGGGCCCCACTAGCGGACTCCTGGCCTGACTGCGGGGCCTTTTAAATGCTTCCCTTGGACTgcgggggggtggagggtgggagggattTCTTACCCCGTTTGTTACACTTTGAGGATAATAAAGGTGTGTGATTCGGTTTGGTAACAAGTGGAGGGGATACCCACTACTGTGCCCAAGCTTGTGGTCACCAGGGGTGCCTGGGCCTTGACAAGCGAAACCTGAACGCACTTTTCAGCTGCTAAGTGGCTGGAGGATGCGGAACTAAACCTGAAGTCAGCCTGCTTCTAACTAcaccccaccttccctgcccATGAGATCACGGTGAGAGCGCCCCTGTGGCCTTGGAGGTCGGAATAAATGCGGGGGGCAGGGCCCCACCCGCGGCCCGCCCCAGATCCACCCCAGGAGGCCCAAAGGGATCTGGATTTCTTTATTAACAGACATGAGCACGACCCGTTACAGAAGTTTGTGCTTTCCAAAAAACAGTTACTGAATGTGAAAAAGGAACCCAAGCAAATAGGGAAGAGTTGGGGAGGGGCCACCAAGCCCCGGGGCCCCACCCAAAGCCCTGACCTGAATGACGCCTAAGGCCTCCAGCCTGGGACCCGCCcagcaggagggggcaggaaagGGATGGGAAGCTGAGGGGCCCCAGCTGGGCCTGCTACTTTCTTTGGGCCAGGTAAAGagaagggcggggagggggtccCAGGGAGCCAGAGCCGGCGAGCCATTTATTGCCATGTTTTCAAATTCGTGCAAAATATCTGAAGCCCTGGACAGAGAATACAAAGTGATATTTTTCCAAGAAACATAAAACTAGGAAAAGAGGTGGGGGGGCATTTTCCCACCGAAGCTCCCCCCTTGCCAGGCCCCAAGCAGGGTGAGGCCTCCACCCCGGCCAGCTGAGTGAGCAGGGAGGACTAAGCGCTACAATCTGGACCGGGCAGAGAGGGGGGTGGAATATGCAACAGCATTTCAACTACCAACGGGAGGAAAACCAGTCAACTGTACAAGTCTCCtatcaactttaaaaaaacaaaaacaaaaacaaaaacaaagaaaagctgtAAAAGTCAGGCCCTGTGGGTGGGGAAGCGGCCAAGTCCCCGGCCAGGGCCGGAATCCAGAGTGGGTGCCAGGCGGAGCTGCTTCGAGTGCAGGCGCGGCGGGCCGTTTGGCCAGAGGCCGGAGCAGGTGGGTGGCCTTGGCAAGGGCAGCCTGAGGGCGGGCGCCACTGCTAATCACCACCCTCGAAGCCCTCCTCTTCTTCCGGGACTGGGTCTGCATCCCAGCAGGTGATGTCGATTTCTATGGTGTTGGAAAGGGAGGGGAGTTAAGAAGATGGCTGGCAGATCCAAGGCTGTGTCCCCCAACCCGAGAACTGTGCCAACTCTGTAGGGGGGGATGGTACCTGCCCATACAGGAACACAGGACCTCACTCTAATTCCGACCCATCATCCATATCCACAATACCTGGAGGCTTATTGTAGAACACTGGAGGCGGAGCCTTTGCACACAGATCTTCTGATTGGGTGAACTCCTCCTCCTGTGATTGGCTGAAGTACCCCTCACTGGCCTGTAGGAGAAAAGCATCAGGTCACTGTGGCCCCACCCAGCAAGACCAAAGCTGACCTACCAGGCCCTGAGCCCGTTGCCCAGGCAACCAGTGATTCCATGGTTGCCAAGGAAACAGATACCTGCCTTGGGAACAAAAGCAGAGTGGGCCCTGGGAAGGGGAATGGAATAAAGCTTCCCCCTAATAATGTGGGTCACAGAGGAGGGTAAGGCTGCAAGCCTGAAACACAGGGTTAGCCCCCCAGCTCCACCGACTTCCAACCCTCCCACCAGGCTGTCCTGACCTACCTGAGTCCCTTCCTTCTGGGTCGTCTCACCATTGGTCAGCAGGTGGGGCTCAGGCTCTGGCTCCGGCTCCTGATCCAGCTCCTCCAGAGCAGAAGGCAGAGTTGGGGCCTGAGGGGCAGCCAGGGGCTCCCCTTCTACTTCTGCCTCTGGGTCACAGAAGGTGGCTGGTGGCTCAGGCAGCTCATCAAAATTGAGGAGGTTGGCACAGACTTCACCTGTTGGCGGCACTGGTTCCTGAGCCCCCTCATCCAGCAGGGGCACCTCTGCCAGAGTGACCTCAGCACCTAATGGTGCTGTGGGGGACCTAGGCTCAGCCTGGGGTGTGGAGGTGCCATCCCCATGGCCAGGCCATAGGTCTATGAGGCtagcgggggcaggggtggaggtgtTGGCAACAGCGGTGTTAGCAGCAGCAATGTTGGTTTCGACAGCAGCAGCTGCCAAGGTGTCGGCTGCAGTGGGGTCAGCTATGGCAGGCTCTAGTGGGGCAGCCAGGATGGCCTGCTCAGGAGCTGCCATGAATATGAAGTCCTCTATGGGGCTGCCTTGCCCCTGGGGAGGCTCCGGTGCCTGAGGGGGCTCCTCCACCAGGCTAGCCCAGGCCTGAGGGGCTGCTTCGCTGGCCTCCTTGATGGTCACTTcactgtccaggcaggggccaggctccTGGGTCCCTGTTACAGCACACACGGAGGAGACAGAGGTGACCAGCTCCACCAGAGAAGGCCCTGTGCAGCCACCCTACTGACCCTGCCTGTGCACTGGAGAGCTGGCGACCTCCCGGAAGGAAGGCCTCCCCCAACAGCTCCATGCAAAGTGCCCCTGGGCCCCGATGCCCCTTTACCTAGTGTCTGTACGCCACTCAGCAGTCTTGGGAGGAAGGCCCGATTCCCACTCCACGagagacactgaggctcagagggcagATCTTACTGCCACAGCAGGGCTCCTCCCTGCCACAGCCACCTCCAGGGCAGTGCAGTCTGGGTGGCTCAGGTCCCTGGGGAGTTGTTACCATGGCCACTGGGGGTTCCCAGCACAGAGACTGGTGAGAGGCCTCATAGGGCTGGGGCCCCTCACTCACCTtgggttggtgggggtgggggtggcagtggtggtggctgCGAGGACGTGACCTCATCCAGGGCCCGTTCGATCTGCTCAGAGACAGGGGTGGAGGCTGTGCTAGAGTCAGATGGGCTCCgggtggggatgggtgtgggCGCCATCCTCCGGTGGCTGTCCAGGTGGCTGCCTGTGGAACAAACCCCCACACTGGTCAGTGAGGGCCGGGAAGCCAGGTGAGCACAGGACTGTACACCTTGGGGCCTGGCCAGCATCTCTTCTCTGGAgtctgggtgggggctgggagctccCCAGGCCCCACAGGGGCCAGACCACAACTCCAGACCCTGTAAGCCAGGACCCTGGGGGCCAGTGCCCCTTCGGGGCCAGGGAAAGAGGCAGGCAGTACCTGCTCTGGGGACAGACACCAGAGAGCAGCAGTCAGGCTGGGGAGTgagggcaggggtgctgctgGGAAGCGGGGCCCTCCTTACCCCCCTGCCGAGGCTGCTACCTacatgggagggaggaagagaggtttGGGGTGCGGTGACAGGTGATATAGGGAAAGGGAGTccgtggaggggaggaggaggaagaggaggaggaggaaggcccaCTGTCCGATGCCTTTATGAAAGGGCAGTACGGACGACCTGccgagagagacagacagagagagagagacagaggacaaGAGAGGGtcagtctcccccacccccaccctgaggccTCACCCGCCCCCACATCTGGCCCTGGGTGTCCAAGCTGCCTTCGGCCAGGGTGCACATACAGCCAAGCTGGGCTGCAGCCTCAAGCTGTCCGGTGACACCCACCAGCACCAGCCACGCACAGCAGGGAGCCCACCCACTGCAGCCAGCCTTGGCAAAGCACACACCCGGCgtggccagccccacccctgcagccccagcacagGCCAAGCACGCGCAGGGCCAAACACTCAGACCAGCCAACAGGGAGCAGAAGGGTGCTTCCGGCAGGGGGAAGCTGCAAGGAGAACCCCGACAGAGAGACTGGGTGCAGGCTCCAGGGCCAGGGTGCCAGCCCACCTCACATGCAGCATAGTCCTCAGGCAGGGGCTGGCTCAACCCCAGCAGGTCCGCTCTCTACAGTCAGGAGTGCCTTAGCTGAAGCCAGAGCTGCCCGGGGGGCCTCTAGCACTGCCCCCATTCAGCCAAACGTGCGCACCAACCGCCCTCTGCGAGCCTTCCCGGTCCCAGGAGGCAAGGGGTAAGCACACGTGACGAACAACCTTGTCTTCTCCGAGGTCCCTGGGCAAGGCCTCCCTTCCAAAAAAGAGCGCCAAAGAGGCTTGGGGCCAAAACCTGAGGAGTGACAGTCAGGTCGGGGGGGACCTGGGACTACCTGGTCGGTGGCCGAAGGGTGAGGGCACATCACAGCTGCCCGCAGAGGCTGATGCGACTCGTTCCTGCTGCTTGAAGAACTCCCGTGGGTTGTCAGGCCGCTGGGCGATAATGGCCGCTGCCTCCTGGGGGCATGAGGAGGGAATCAGGGCCCGGCCAAGG
The genomic region above belongs to Phyllostomus discolor isolate MPI-MPIP mPhyDis1 chromosome 13, mPhyDis1.pri.v3, whole genome shotgun sequence and contains:
- the PRR7 gene encoding proline-rich protein 7, with amino-acid sequence MVMSQGTYTFLTCFAGFWLIWGLIVLLCCFCSFLRRRLKRRQEERLREQNLRALELEPLELEGSLAGSPPGLAPPPPPHRGRLEAPAHAHQHVHVHPMLHHGPAQPHPHPHAHHHALPHPPPPHLSVPPRPWSYPRQAESDMSKPPCYEEAVLMAEPPPPYSEVLTDTRGLYRKIVTPFLSRRDSAEKQEQPPPSYKPLYLDRGYTSALHLPSAPRPAAPCPALCLQADRGRRVFPSWTDSELSSREPLEHGAWRLPVSIPLFGRTTAV